Proteins encoded by one window of Blautia faecicola:
- a CDS encoding BMP family ABC transporter substrate-binding protein has translation MAITATMAEAQNDYYKAMRAGKREGEILPNLDDILKEKNIVAVREVPLGLVQIPSELIVGTKTAGRSSAFSKSFKPLLKENTEFAYKWMALYKAHLNEGIREPIKAYEFMNKFYVEEGNKRVSVLKFFDAVSIPGNVTRIVPPRTEEKENKIYYEFMDFYALSHINYIWFTQLGSFAKLQRLVGKRPDEAWSDDDRLDFASSYNRFRAEYKANGGDKIPITTGDAFLYFIGLYDYRSLDNMTAVELKEQLAKSWDEFRLLTTDESVELQMDPTDESEVKKNFLARLIPTSTPKLLVAFIHEKNAEISGWTYAHELGRMHLQQTFEDQISTTCYDNATEENADDLLAKAIADGNNLIFTTSPPLLKASLKAAIEHPEVKILNCSLNTSHRYIRTYYARMYEAKFLMGAIAGAMSKNGKIGYIADYPIFGMTANINAFALGAKMVNPRAKVYLEWSTLKDHDVAKSFAENEVHYISGQDMTIPGEPSRHFGLYRDSENMPLNLAMPIWHWGKFYEQMIRNIMNGAWKIDDTNDSTKGLNYWWGMSAGIIDVICSQHLPIGTARLVALLKKSICEMNYNPFSGVLYSQSGIVQKNADAVMDPEEIITMDWLAENVIGYIPKMEDLIEKAKPVVMLQGIDNPEI, from the coding sequence ATGGCAATAACAGCAACCATGGCCGAAGCACAAAACGACTATTATAAAGCGATGCGCGCCGGCAAAAGAGAAGGCGAGATTCTTCCCAATCTTGATGATATATTAAAAGAAAAAAACATTGTCGCTGTCCGGGAGGTTCCTCTTGGACTGGTTCAGATCCCTTCTGAACTGATCGTAGGAACCAAAACTGCAGGCAGAAGTTCCGCATTCAGCAAAAGTTTCAAACCTCTGCTGAAAGAAAACACAGAATTTGCATACAAATGGATGGCCCTGTACAAGGCGCATCTGAATGAAGGGATCCGTGAACCCATCAAAGCATATGAATTCATGAACAAATTCTATGTGGAAGAAGGGAACAAACGGGTCAGCGTATTAAAGTTCTTCGATGCAGTATCTATTCCGGGCAATGTTACCCGTATCGTTCCCCCGAGAACGGAAGAAAAAGAAAATAAAATCTATTATGAGTTCATGGACTTTTACGCCCTGTCTCATATCAACTATATCTGGTTCACCCAACTGGGGAGCTTTGCCAAACTGCAGCGTCTCGTTGGCAAACGTCCAGATGAAGCATGGAGCGATGACGACAGACTGGATTTTGCATCTTCTTATAACCGTTTCCGTGCCGAATACAAGGCAAATGGTGGTGATAAGATCCCGATTACTACCGGTGATGCGTTCCTGTATTTTATCGGTCTGTATGACTACCGTTCACTCGACAATATGACTGCCGTGGAGCTGAAAGAACAGCTGGCAAAATCCTGGGATGAGTTCCGGCTTCTGACTACCGACGAATCTGTGGAACTGCAGATGGATCCTACCGACGAAAGCGAAGTAAAGAAAAACTTCCTCGCCCGTCTGATCCCTACCAGCACCCCAAAACTTCTTGTGGCTTTCATCCACGAGAAAAACGCTGAAATATCCGGTTGGACTTATGCACATGAACTTGGCCGTATGCATCTGCAGCAGACCTTTGAGGATCAGATATCCACAACCTGCTACGATAACGCCACCGAAGAAAATGCTGACGATCTGCTTGCAAAAGCCATCGCCGACGGCAACAACCTGATCTTTACCACTTCCCCGCCGCTTCTGAAAGCCAGCCTGAAGGCAGCCATCGAGCACCCGGAAGTGAAGATCCTGAACTGTTCTCTGAACACCTCCCATCGCTATATCCGTACCTACTATGCACGTATGTATGAAGCAAAATTTCTGATGGGAGCTATCGCAGGTGCAATGTCCAAAAACGGTAAGATCGGTTATATTGCCGACTATCCGATTTTCGGTATGACTGCCAACATCAATGCCTTCGCTCTTGGTGCAAAAATGGTTAATCCACGTGCGAAAGTATACCTGGAATGGTCCACCCTGAAAGATCACGATGTGGCAAAAAGTTTCGCCGAAAACGAAGTTCACTATATTTCCGGTCAGGATATGACGATTCCCGGAGAACCGTCCAGACATTTCGGTCTGTACCGTGACTCCGAAAATATGCCGCTGAACCTTGCCATGCCGATCTGGCACTGGGGCAAATTCTATGAACAGATGATTCGTAACATCATGAACGGAGCATGGAAAATCGACGACACCAACGATTCCACCAAAGGTCTGAACTACTGGTGGGGTATGTCCGCAGGCATCATCGATGTGATCTGCTCCCAGCACCTGCCGATCGGTACCGCCCGTCTGGTCGCTCTGTTAAAAAAGAGTATCTGCGAAATGAATTATAATCCATTCTCCGGTGTCCTGTATTCTCAGTCCGGCATTGTCCAGAAAAATGCAGATGCCGTTATGGATCCGGAAGAGATCATCACCATGGACTGGCTGGCTGAGAATGTCATCGGTTATATTCCAAAGATGGAAGATCTGATCGAGAAAGCAAAACCTGTAGTAATGCTGCAGGGAATCGACAACCCGGAGATTTAG
- a CDS encoding transglutaminase domain-containing protein, with product MKRKSFFLSLVFAMLFFLFGGNVNVQAETPLEPYTYINPVYKDVLSDALPEAITPYSMETPQNVSYTDDVQQLAATLRQQMLNRTTTIHLYYHSNTAITQDSLDQLSDQLFNLAVAHTGNGKEGDYLRWHCEGWTLGASYSSASSGYNMDLTFTMYYLSDASQEAQMDQAVSSLISSLNLSGKNEYQKTKAIYDYMCSNITYDYKNLNDPNYTLKFSAYAALINKTSVCQGYATLFYRLALEAGLDARVIAGVAGGGNHAWNIVKINGSYYNLDSTWDAGRDPYDYFLKNMDDFFDHDRNADYTASDFVTAYPMSATSYDESAPVYGEPTYEWAADYSSVTAKRLCETDGTYETETVETTKEVTDPTCTKDGSITYRAVFTNAAFKAQTKTVAGAKAFGHDFQNDICTRCNARRTGAWVHSGSRWWYRYSDGTYPANELRKIGNSWFGFDAAGWMETGWAAHDNNWYYFASSGAMQTGWLAHGKSWYYFDGAGKMMTGFITVGKASYYMLSSGQMATGWQKIGNYWYYFAGSGAMQTGWLAHSKSWYYLDGTGKMTTGFITVKGATYYLNGSGQMVTGWLHLNNDWYYFAGSGAMTTGWQKVGNYWYYLDENGKMATNTWIGNWYVNGSGAWVRSR from the coding sequence ATGAAAAGAAAATCATTTTTTCTTTCGCTTGTCTTTGCGATGCTGTTTTTCCTATTCGGCGGCAACGTAAATGTACAAGCGGAAACCCCACTGGAACCGTACACCTATATCAATCCGGTCTACAAAGATGTTCTGTCGGATGCACTTCCGGAAGCAATAACACCTTACAGCATGGAAACTCCACAGAATGTTTCGTATACAGATGATGTACAGCAGCTGGCAGCAACCTTACGGCAACAGATGCTGAACCGGACAACTACGATCCATCTGTACTATCATTCCAATACTGCAATTACTCAGGATTCCTTGGACCAGCTGTCTGATCAGCTTTTTAATCTTGCAGTGGCTCATACCGGAAACGGAAAAGAGGGCGATTACCTTCGCTGGCACTGCGAAGGATGGACGCTTGGTGCATCCTACTCTTCGGCTTCTTCCGGATATAACATGGATCTTACCTTTACCATGTATTATCTGTCCGACGCTTCTCAGGAAGCACAGATGGATCAGGCAGTTTCCAGTCTGATCAGTTCTCTGAATCTTTCAGGGAAAAACGAGTATCAGAAAACAAAAGCAATCTATGATTATATGTGTTCCAATATCACTTATGATTATAAGAATCTGAATGATCCGAACTATACGTTAAAATTTTCTGCATATGCCGCACTGATCAACAAAACTTCCGTGTGTCAGGGATACGCAACCTTATTTTATCGACTGGCGCTCGAAGCCGGACTGGATGCCAGAGTCATCGCCGGTGTAGCAGGCGGTGGAAATCACGCATGGAACATTGTAAAGATCAACGGCAGTTATTATAACCTGGACAGCACCTGGGATGCCGGCAGAGATCCGTATGATTATTTTCTGAAAAATATGGATGATTTTTTCGACCATGACCGAAACGCAGACTATACCGCATCCGATTTTGTCACTGCCTACCCGATGTCTGCGACTTCTTATGATGAATCTGCTCCTGTCTACGGAGAGCCGACTTATGAATGGGCTGCTGATTACAGCTCCGTAACCGCAAAACGGCTGTGTGAGACAGATGGAACTTACGAAACAGAGACAGTGGAAACAACAAAAGAAGTGACAGATCCGACCTGTACCAAAGACGGAAGCATCACATATCGTGCAGTATTTACCAATGCCGCATTTAAAGCACAGACAAAAACCGTAGCCGGTGCCAAAGCTTTTGGACATGATTTTCAGAATGATATCTGTACCAGATGTAATGCACGCAGAACCGGTGCATGGGTTCACTCCGGATCCAGATGGTGGTATCGCTACAGCGATGGTACCTATCCGGCAAATGAATTACGCAAGATCGGCAATTCCTGGTTTGGCTTTGACGCTGCCGGATGGATGGAGACTGGCTGGGCTGCTCACGATAACAACTGGTACTACTTCGCATCCAGCGGTGCTATGCAGACCGGATGGCTGGCACACGGCAAGTCCTGGTATTATTTCGATGGAGCCGGTAAAATGATGACCGGATTTATCACCGTAGGAAAAGCCAGCTATTATATGCTCTCCAGCGGTCAGATGGCTACCGGATGGCAGAAAATCGGTAATTACTGGTATTATTTTGCTGGAAGCGGCGCTATGCAGACCGGATGGCTGGCACACAGCAAGTCCTGGTATTATCTCGATGGAACCGGTAAAATGACGACTGGATTTATCACCGTAAAAGGCGCAACCTATTATCTGAATGGAAGTGGTCAGATGGTTACCGGATGGCTCCATCTGAATAATGACTGGTATTATTTCGCAGGAAGCGGTGCGATGACTACCGGATGGCAGAAAGTCGGTAATTACTGGTATTACCTCGATGAAAATGGAAAAATGGCGACCAACACCTGGATCGGCAACTGGTATGTAAACGGTTCTGGTGCATGGGTTCGCAGCAGATAA
- a CDS encoding ABC transporter ATP-binding protein has translation MIKKMSKPVISIENVVKSFGTAVVLDDVTLAVEKGKICGIIGRNGSGKTVLFKCICGLLNIDSGKIQADRTQLGVIIEEPGFLRQYSGKRNLQLLAGLSDKPHMDITEVMTLVGLKDAMSKKVGKYSMGMRQRLGIAQAIMEYQQILILDEPMNGLDNQGVKEMRELLMQLKEKGITILLASHNREDIEVLCDQVYEMDAGKLSPRSVGESSH, from the coding sequence ATGATAAAGAAAATGAGCAAACCGGTGATTTCTATAGAAAATGTAGTGAAAAGTTTCGGAACAGCTGTTGTCTTGGATGATGTTACACTTGCTGTGGAAAAAGGAAAAATTTGTGGAATCATAGGAAGAAATGGTTCGGGAAAAACGGTGTTATTTAAGTGTATCTGCGGGTTATTAAATATTGATTCCGGAAAGATACAGGCAGATCGGACACAGTTGGGTGTAATCATAGAGGAGCCTGGATTTCTACGGCAATATAGTGGAAAGAGAAATCTTCAACTTCTGGCGGGACTTTCTGATAAGCCACATATGGATATTACTGAAGTGATGACATTGGTTGGGTTAAAGGATGCAATGAGTAAAAAAGTCGGAAAATACTCTATGGGAATGCGGCAGAGGCTGGGAATCGCGCAGGCAATTATGGAGTATCAACAAATCTTGATTCTGGATGAACCTATGAATGGACTGGATAATCAGGGTGTGAAGGAGATGCGGGAGTTGTTGATGCAGCTGAAAGAGAAGGGAATAACAATCTTACTGGCGAGTCATAATCGTGAGGATATAGAAGTTTTATGCGATCAGGTCTATGAAATGGATGCGGGAAAGTTAAGTCCGCGCTCAGTAGGTGAAAGTTCTCACTGA
- a CDS encoding metallophosphoesterase family protein: MRILAIADEESKYLWDYFQKEKLEGIDLILSSGDLNPNYLSFLATFTTAPVLYVRGNHDDKYEKTPPDGCICIEDQIYVHEGVRILGLGGSMRYRPGINQYTEKEMKKRVKKLWFPLLYRGGFDILLTHSPAYQLNDGLDLPHQGFQVFNTLMDKYHPRFFIHGHVHMSYGRNQKRYDQYNQTHVINAYDRCVFDYEDDNLREHLKR, from the coding sequence ATGAGGATATTAGCAATTGCAGACGAAGAATCCAAATATCTCTGGGATTACTTCCAGAAAGAGAAACTCGAGGGGATCGATCTGATCCTCTCGAGCGGAGATCTGAACCCCAACTATCTGTCTTTTCTCGCCACCTTTACCACAGCACCGGTTTTATATGTAAGGGGAAATCACGATGACAAGTACGAAAAGACACCGCCGGACGGATGTATCTGTATCGAAGATCAGATCTATGTCCATGAAGGGGTTCGTATTCTGGGACTGGGCGGTTCCATGCGCTACCGCCCCGGGATTAATCAGTATACTGAAAAAGAAATGAAAAAACGGGTCAAAAAACTATGGTTTCCACTGCTGTACCGCGGTGGATTTGATATTCTTCTGACCCATTCTCCCGCCTACCAGTTAAACGATGGTCTGGATCTCCCACACCAGGGATTTCAGGTCTTCAACACTCTGATGGACAAGTATCACCCGAGATTTTTTATCCACGGGCATGTACATATGTCTTACGGACGGAATCAAAAACGCTACGATCAGTATAATCAGACTCATGTGATCAATGCTTACGATCGCTGTGTATTTGATTATGAAGATGATAATCTGAGGGAACATTTGAAACGGTGA
- a CDS encoding MarR family winged helix-turn-helix transcriptional regulator: MDQAYEMFHEVLVKLFNDIMNIEAKAIITPEFKDITNNDMHVIEAVGIKEPRNMTSVANTLGITVGTLTISINGLVKKGYVHRVRSDADRRVVLVSLTEKGEKAYHHHEKFHEDMIQSLLKDLSEEETKTLVSALTNLRDFFQNYK; this comes from the coding sequence ATGGATCAGGCGTATGAAATGTTTCATGAGGTGTTGGTAAAACTGTTCAATGATATTATGAATATCGAAGCGAAAGCAATTATAACGCCGGAATTTAAGGATATCACCAATAACGATATGCATGTGATCGAAGCCGTGGGCATCAAAGAGCCGAGAAACATGACTTCGGTGGCTAACACCCTGGGGATCACGGTGGGAACGCTGACGATATCGATCAACGGTCTGGTAAAGAAAGGCTATGTGCACCGGGTGCGAAGCGATGCAGACCGGCGGGTGGTGCTGGTGTCTCTGACGGAAAAAGGGGAGAAAGCATATCATCATCATGAGAAATTCCACGAAGATATGATTCAGTCCCTGCTCAAAGACCTGTCGGAAGAAGAGACGAAGACGCTGGTATCGGCGCTTACGAATCTAAGGGATTTCTTTCAGAATTACAAATAA
- a CDS encoding MATE family efflux transporter has translation MKKETVTTNQITEGVIWKQLLLFFFPIVLGTFFQQLYNTADTIVVGRFVSKEALAAVGGSAAQIVGLIVGFFVGLASGASVIISQFYGAKDRAQLNRALHTAYAFSIVGSIFITALGILTAPWMLELMHTPQETMADALLYLRIYFAGIIFVFIYNVGSSILRAMGDSRRPLYYLIVCCILNIVLDIVLVIVFHMGVAGVSIATIFSQGVSAVLVTRALMRSDDLYQLEFQKIRFHKSALISLIWVGCPTGIQSILYSVTNMLIQTFLNNLGTDTVAAWSAFGKIDSLYWMVNNAFGIAVTTFVGQNFGAGKYDRMKKSVRIGLCMGLCTALTLTLIFYNFGTPLFRLFTSDENVVSIGMQMLHHVAPAYCLFVFIELLSGALRGTGDVVIPMLITCFGVCLLRIAWLFFIEPLAPGLNTIVLSYPVTWAITAVMFIVYYCYRAKKWPKSYAKKTA, from the coding sequence ATGAAAAAAGAAACTGTTACAACCAATCAGATCACCGAGGGCGTAATCTGGAAACAACTTTTGTTGTTCTTTTTTCCCATTGTTCTGGGAACATTTTTTCAGCAGCTGTACAACACGGCAGATACGATCGTTGTCGGGCGTTTTGTCAGCAAAGAAGCTCTTGCCGCTGTCGGTGGTTCCGCCGCACAGATTGTCGGTCTGATCGTGGGATTCTTCGTCGGACTGGCTTCCGGTGCTTCGGTTATTATTTCCCAGTTTTATGGTGCGAAGGACAGAGCGCAGCTGAACCGTGCCCTGCATACTGCCTATGCATTCTCTATCGTTGGAAGTATTTTCATCACCGCTCTGGGAATTCTGACCGCTCCCTGGATGCTTGAACTGATGCACACACCACAGGAAACCATGGCGGATGCACTGCTCTATCTGCGGATCTACTTCGCCGGTATTATCTTTGTCTTTATCTATAATGTGGGTTCCAGTATCCTTCGTGCGATGGGAGATTCCCGCAGACCGTTATATTATCTGATCGTCTGCTGTATCCTGAATATTGTGCTGGATATCGTTCTGGTGATCGTTTTTCACATGGGCGTTGCCGGTGTGTCAATCGCCACGATTTTTTCTCAGGGAGTCAGTGCTGTTTTGGTCACCCGCGCCCTGATGCGTTCCGATGATCTGTATCAGCTGGAGTTCCAAAAGATCCGCTTCCACAAATCTGCTCTGATCAGTCTGATCTGGGTGGGCTGTCCTACCGGCATCCAGTCCATTTTATACAGTGTCACCAACATGCTGATCCAGACGTTCTTGAATAATCTGGGAACCGATACCGTAGCTGCCTGGAGTGCTTTCGGAAAGATCGATTCTCTCTACTGGATGGTCAATAATGCGTTCGGTATCGCTGTTACGACTTTCGTAGGACAGAATTTTGGTGCCGGAAAATATGACCGCATGAAAAAGAGTGTCCGCATCGGACTTTGTATGGGACTTTGTACAGCTCTGACATTGACTCTCATATTCTATAACTTCGGCACTCCGCTGTTTCGTCTGTTTACCTCCGATGAAAATGTAGTCTCTATCGGTATGCAGATGTTACACCACGTTGCTCCGGCATACTGCCTGTTCGTCTTCATCGAACTGCTCTCCGGTGCGCTCCGCGGAACCGGAGATGTTGTGATCCCGATGCTTATCACCTGTTTCGGTGTCTGCCTGCTGCGTATCGCCTGGCTCTTCTTCATCGAACCACTCGCTCCGGGTCTCAACACCATCGTCCTCAGTTACCCGGTCACCTGGGCGATCACGGCGGTGATGTTTATCGTTTACTACTGTTACCGGGCAAAGAAATGGCCGAAATCTTATGCGAAAAAAACGGCTTAA
- a CDS encoding MurR/RpiR family transcriptional regulator, with translation MSYYRKTIVPNIEAHYENLSAVEKNIADFFISNEEDMDFSSRHISSMLYVSEASLSRFAKKCGYKGYREFVFKYKESFGEKDHQITGQMREVFDSYQELLNKSYNLADEAQLRRIAGKMSECRRVFVYGKGSSSLAAREMQFRFMRLGLDMDAVDETHTMRFHSTIVQEDCMAIGISISGRTEEVIECLKQAHRQGAYTVLLTANDRPEYSEFCEEVVCLAAKKNLDFGNIISPQYPILVMTDILYGYYLEIDSSVKRARHDNSVMLIKSRQIQDKDEGGEEEQ, from the coding sequence ATGAGTTATTACAGAAAAACAATAGTACCCAACATAGAAGCCCATTATGAAAATCTGTCTGCAGTGGAAAAAAATATCGCTGATTTTTTTATTTCCAATGAGGAAGATATGGATTTTTCATCCAGACATATTTCTTCGATGCTGTATGTGTCAGAGGCATCTCTGTCCCGATTCGCGAAAAAATGTGGTTATAAGGGCTATCGGGAATTTGTGTTCAAATACAAAGAATCATTCGGAGAAAAAGATCACCAGATCACAGGACAGATGAGAGAAGTATTTGACTCTTATCAGGAGTTACTGAACAAAAGTTATAATCTGGCAGATGAGGCGCAGCTTCGCCGGATTGCCGGGAAGATGTCAGAGTGCCGGCGGGTGTTTGTTTACGGGAAAGGCAGTTCCAGCCTGGCAGCCAGAGAGATGCAGTTCCGGTTCATGCGTCTGGGGCTGGATATGGATGCGGTAGATGAGACTCATACGATGCGATTTCATTCGACGATCGTACAGGAAGACTGTATGGCGATCGGCATCAGCATCAGTGGCAGAACCGAGGAAGTAATAGAATGTCTGAAACAGGCACACCGCCAGGGGGCTTATACCGTGCTGCTGACTGCAAATGACCGCCCGGAATACAGTGAATTCTGTGAAGAGGTAGTGTGTCTGGCGGCAAAGAAAAATCTGGACTTTGGAAATATCATTTCTCCGCAGTATCCGATCCTTGTGATGACGGACATTTTATATGGATACTATCTGGAGATCGATTCATCGGTGAAACGGGCACGGCATGATAATTCCGTCATGTTGATAAAATCAAGGCAGATTCAGGATAAGGACGAAGGAGGAGAAGAGGAACAATGA
- a CDS encoding type IV pilus twitching motility protein PilT, with protein sequence MNARAMLEQAVAENASDIFLVAGRPLSLRKNGALSLENEERLLPDDTAAFLKEIYELADNRDIKPLLDHGDDDFSFAIPGVSRFRVSAYKQRGTLSAVIRVITFRLPDYHMLGIPDAIINLGLGGKGMTLITGPAGSGKSTTLACIIDQINQTQEKHIITLEDPLEFLHRHNKSIVSQREIHVDTDSYVAALRAALRQSPDVILLGEMRDYETIHVAMTAAETGHLLFSTLHTIGAANTIDRIIDVFPPNQQHQIAVQLSMVLNAVVSQQLIPTVDGGVAPAFEIMTVTPAIRNMIRDNKIPQIDGILYSSAKPDMISMDNSLLALYRSGKISKEIALTYATNPDMLMRKL encoded by the coding sequence ATGAATGCACGAGCCATGTTAGAGCAGGCGGTCGCAGAGAATGCATCCGATATTTTCCTGGTTGCCGGGCGGCCGCTTTCGCTTCGGAAAAACGGCGCCCTTTCCCTGGAGAATGAGGAACGGCTTTTGCCGGATGATACCGCCGCTTTTTTAAAAGAAATTTATGAACTTGCTGACAACAGGGATATCAAACCTCTGCTCGATCACGGGGACGATGACTTTTCTTTCGCTATCCCAGGCGTATCCCGTTTTCGTGTCAGTGCTTATAAACAGAGAGGTACACTCTCTGCAGTGATCCGTGTGATCACCTTCCGGTTACCGGATTATCATATGCTGGGAATCCCGGATGCGATCATCAATCTCGGTCTTGGCGGCAAAGGGATGACGCTGATCACCGGTCCTGCCGGAAGCGGTAAGTCGACAACACTTGCCTGTATCATTGACCAGATCAACCAGACGCAGGAAAAACACATTATCACACTGGAAGACCCTCTGGAATTTCTTCACCGGCACAACAAAAGTATCGTCAGCCAGCGCGAGATCCATGTGGATACCGACAGCTATGTCGCCGCCCTGCGCGCTGCTCTGCGCCAGAGTCCGGATGTGATTCTTCTGGGCGAAATGCGTGATTATGAGACGATCCATGTGGCAATGACGGCTGCCGAAACCGGACATCTGCTCTTTTCCACACTGCATACGATCGGTGCGGCGAACACCATTGACCGTATCATCGATGTATTTCCGCCAAACCAGCAGCACCAGATCGCCGTACAGCTTTCCATGGTGTTAAATGCCGTGGTATCTCAGCAGCTGATCCCTACCGTCGACGGCGGTGTGGCTCCGGCATTTGAAATCATGACCGTAACCCCGGCGATCCGCAATATGATCCGCGACAATAAGATCCCACAGATCGATGGAATCCTCTATTCTTCCGCCAAACCGGATATGATCTCCATGGACAACAGTTTGCTTGCCCTGTACCGATCCGGAAAGATTTCAAAAGAAATTGCCTTGACTTATGCGACCAACCCGGATATGCTTATGAGGAAATTGTAG
- the nagA gene encoding N-acetylglucosamine-6-phosphate deacetylase: protein MIIKGAKVYTEEGTFAEKEVCTEGEVFTETSGDGEKVVDGSGCYLIPGLTDIHFHGCMGKDFCDGTEESIQVMADYEASQGVTTIAPATMTFDEERLTRIAKAAKAHKNEKGAILCGINMEGPFISMAKKGAQNGKYIHKPDVAMFERLQEAAGGLFKLVDLAPEEEGAMEFIRAEKGKVVLSIAHTTADYETAKAAIEAGVTHMTHLYNAMNPINHRAPGPIIAAADDAHCEAELICDNVHIHPAIVRNTFKMFGEDRVIFISDTMEAAGLEDGMYELGGQPVIVKGNRATLEDGTIAGSNTNLMKCMRTAVKQMGIPLEKAVKCAAVNPAKSIGIYDKYGSITPGKVANAVLLDQETLEIKGVILKGQML from the coding sequence ATGATCATCAAGGGAGCAAAAGTCTATACCGAAGAGGGAACATTTGCAGAGAAAGAAGTCTGCACAGAAGGGGAAGTTTTTACAGAAACCAGTGGGGACGGAGAAAAAGTGGTCGACGGCAGCGGCTGCTATCTGATTCCGGGACTGACAGATATTCATTTTCATGGATGCATGGGAAAGGATTTCTGTGACGGAACGGAAGAATCCATTCAGGTAATGGCGGATTATGAGGCCAGTCAGGGTGTGACAACGATCGCACCGGCAACCATGACGTTTGACGAGGAACGCCTGACCCGGATCGCAAAAGCGGCGAAAGCCCATAAAAATGAAAAAGGTGCGATTCTCTGCGGAATCAACATGGAAGGACCGTTCATCTCCATGGCCAAAAAAGGAGCACAGAACGGAAAATACATCCATAAACCGGATGTGGCAATGTTTGAACGGCTGCAGGAAGCAGCAGGAGGTCTGTTCAAACTGGTAGATCTGGCACCGGAAGAAGAAGGTGCGATGGAATTTATCCGGGCGGAAAAAGGAAAAGTCGTGCTGTCGATCGCACATACAACAGCGGATTATGAGACAGCAAAAGCAGCGATCGAAGCAGGTGTCACTCATATGACCCATCTGTACAATGCGATGAACCCGATCAACCACCGCGCACCGGGACCGATCATTGCGGCAGCAGATGACGCACACTGTGAGGCGGAACTGATCTGCGATAACGTACATATCCACCCGGCAATCGTGAGAAATACATTCAAGATGTTCGGAGAGGATCGTGTGATCTTCATCAGTGACACCATGGAAGCAGCTGGTCTGGAAGATGGCATGTATGAGCTTGGCGGACAGCCGGTGATCGTAAAAGGAAACCGCGCGACCCTGGAAGACGGAACGATTGCAGGGTCCAATACCAATCTGATGAAATGTATGCGTACCGCTGTGAAGCAGATGGGAATTCCTCTGGAAAAAGCAGTAAAATGTGCAGCAGTCAACCCGGCAAAAAGCATCGGTATCTACGACAAATACGGCAGCATCACACCGGGAAAAGTGGCAAATGCAGTACTCCTTGACCAGGAGACTCTTGAAATCAAAGGGGTTATCCTGAAAGGACAGATGCTGTAA
- a CDS encoding BlaI/MecI/CopY family transcriptional regulator produces MFQQLSDTELIIMEYLWSQNIPKTFSEIKAFFEATTNKNWKKQTLSTFLLRLVKKRVLYANHQEAKVTYYPALSSEEYYQQYTSQIIQTSFHGSLTSFISAFTGNKKLSASDKEELMDFLKGL; encoded by the coding sequence ATGTTTCAACAACTAAGTGATACAGAACTTATAATTATGGAATACCTATGGTCACAAAACATCCCCAAAACTTTTTCAGAAATAAAAGCTTTCTTTGAAGCTACCACAAACAAGAACTGGAAGAAACAGACGCTGAGCACATTTTTACTCCGCTTAGTAAAAAAGAGGGTTTTATACGCCAACCATCAAGAAGCAAAAGTCACTTATTATCCGGCATTATCTTCGGAAGAATATTACCAACAATACACTTCTCAGATAATCCAAACCTCTTTCCATGGTTCTTTAACTTCTTTTATCAGCGCATTTACCGGGAATAAAAAATTATCCGCTTCAGATAAGGAAGAATTAATGGATTTTCTGAAAGGATTATAA